In the genome of Harmonia axyridis chromosome 4, icHarAxyr1.1, whole genome shotgun sequence, the window CCAGATTTCTGTCATTATGGGACCCTGTGCAGGAGGTGCAGTGTATTCTCCTGCTATGACTGATTTTACATTCATGGTTGAAGATACTTCTTATCTTTTTATTACTGGACCTGATGTTGTTAAGGTAGGGAGGCTTTATTCGCagttatattttcatttacaaGTGGTTCCTAAAAtgtaggtacaaacgaaaatgatttatcggaaaattttaagaaaaaaatcttttaaacaTGTGGcggcaaacgctttgttttcgagatatatggTGTTAAAGTTTAATTTCCCTATTATAAAGATCCGGAGAAAgattcagttagtaagctgtgatgaataaattgattaaataaagCTTTTGCAGACCTATGTTTATAGGTTCAAACCATACATTTCTTGAGAGATCATCATTAATATCTGGCATTTAATTATGTATATGATGTtatatcgaaatatttgaatgaaaaacgtCCAAGGGAGTTCAGTTGTTGGCTGAGGTACATTCTTGCCATTAGCTTCTATTATAGAATCAGATAGTTTGTCTCAGCAATGAGGTTTCAGTATCTATGATTCTATATAGTATTTGTGTTTTTAAATTTATTGTTCTCTTGAGTTTCTGCTCATTATACACctttttcaattattcgaatCCAATGTATATTCAACgaaatgaagttatttttattattatactaCTTTTCTCTCTAAAATAGTCAGTTACCAATGTGGACGTAACACAAGAAGAGTTAGGGGGTGCCAATACGCACACATCAATATCAGGGGTGGCCCACAAATCTTTTGCAAATGACGTGGAGGCTCTACTTCAACTCAGAGATTTCATGGGTTTCCTACCACAATCAAACAGTCAAGCTGCCCCGATAAGAGCATGTGACGAAAGATGGTACGGTGGAAATATCCAATTTGAACTTTAACTTATAATTATGTTTTGTTCCAGTGATTTGGACGTGCGAATACTCGAAACTATAATTCCATCAGAAACAACAGCAGCTTACGATATGCtagatattattataaatatagtggatgaaagagaatttttcgaaataatgccGAAATACGccaaaaatataattgttgGTTTTGGAAGGATGAACGGAAGATCTGTTGGAATTGTTGGCAATCAGCCAAAAGTGGCAGCTGGTTAGTGCAAGTGcataatttaaataatatacCTACTTATAGTTATTCTACGAATTATCAATTAGCCTTAAgataaatgaattattcaattctttatcCTTTTTAGGTGTATTGGACATAAATGCTTCGATAAAAGCAGCTCGTTTTGTTAGATTTTGCGATGCCTTCAATATTCCTATCATTACACTGGTAGACGTTCCTGGTTTTCTACCAGGAGTGAATCAAGAACACTCAGGAATAATCAGACATGGAGCAAAACTTTTATATGCATACGCAGAAGCTACTGTGCCAAAATTGACTGTGATAACAAGAAAGGTAAgaactgtatataaaaaataataatatactttcAATGCATTTCTCCGTTTTTAAAATGTTGATACCCAATATGATTATATGTATTTGCATTAAAGTTGATGAACGCAAGGTAACCATACGGGGTCTTGCTGTAGTTGAAAGACAAGAGCAAGGTCTctcttggttgatttgccgtcTAGCGTTTTCATCTGATCAGTAGATGTACTTAGATGGTAGATCCATCTTTCTCACAAAATCAACATTCCAACAGATCCAGCTAGctcacagatctaccttgtccAAACATCTACCTTCAATTCAAACAAACTTATGTaatgaaaaagaagaatatcaaaaaaacatttataataaaaaaacagaaaaatcaatgcTAATTCCAACTGGTGGTATGAGTATAGAACCGAATTATGAAATGGTGGAATCAAATTGGACAAATCGTTAATAGTGTACCATACATATACTGAAGGTATACCATCAAAATACCAAGTGGATCGAAAATTATGATTAggtgaataattgaaaattcttcCACCAATACTGAATGTAATGTAAAAAAGGTTTGAGGGGGAAATGAGTATTTAATGAGTTGGTAtctattcagaaatgaaaaagaggTATGTGATAGAGAAGGTGCGTTTTTCAAAAAGACGATGTCTAAACAGTAGTAaaatgaaatacagggtgtcccaaactcgatggcctattagacgtttctggaaaactaatcataattttgagctgaaaatttgcatattggggtttgagacaatgatctttctccctaaaatattttcagatctctacaacttccggttataccggaaacatactactacgttcttatttcaaatggcacacccagtatattattgcatcattagatagctttttcgatgggaatttcggcaatatgccataccttgagtaaaaattcaacggttcatgagttattgggattcttatgaaaaaaaaggtggcgatgaggactcacatttttttgaatatttcagcagaaaaagcctttttcgaaaaaatattgttttgtttcgattacgcaaatacgtagtattataagactgttttcggcttggaccaaaaatgtacagggtgtttataagaggatcatgaacttggacaactcaaattaatcaatactcaagattttcaaattagaacctatattttttattatttcagtcgattctacgtacaaaaatagtgggggttacttcagcaaaccctatacctaaaatgaatacttcaagagttatcggggaagaactttaaatgaggaaaaaccgctatttataactgtgggaataactgtctgttacttccgtaaaacacagaaagaaaataaaattcgatgttttcataactgaatttgacatatcaagaatcgtaatgaattattcgtaattgaaaattgtattggtttatggatttctcaacaataccaacgaaaaattaattaaaattcatgaaatgtaaaatttagttatccaaacatcgaattttattttctttctttgttttacggaagtaacagacagttattcccacagttataaatagcggtttttcctcatttgaagttcttccccgataactcttgaagtattcattttaggtatagggtttgctgaagtaacccccactatctTTGTActtagaatcgactgaaataataaaaaatataggttctaatttggaaatcttgagtattgattaatttgagttgtcgaagttcatgatcctcttatgaacaccctgtacattttttgtccaagccgaaaacagtcttataatacttcgTATTTGCGTAATCGaagcaaaacaaatttttttcgaaaaaggctttttcgaaatattcaaaaaaatgtgagtcctcatcgccaccttttttttcataagaatcccaataactcatgaaccgttgaatttttacccaaggtatggcatattgccaaaattgccatcaaaaaagctattgggtgtgtcatttgaaatagggaagtagtagtttgtttccggtataaccggaagttgtagagatctgaaaatattttagggagaaagatcattgtctcaaaccccaatatgcaaattttcagctcaaaattatgattagttttccagaaacgtctaataggccatcgagtttgggacatcctgtatatagaAATAATATTATTGCTTTATTATAACAATAGGTATGGTGAATTTTGGGACAAGGTAGATCTGTTGAATATGTAGATTGGAAGGCGAAGCGAAATTACGGTCTTGGTATGACTACCTACTTGATGGATCTAGCCGCCAGATAGATCTAACATTTAATAACAGAGTAGATCCAAgagatttttaattaattattaattttctagGGATATGGAGGTGCGTACGATGTGATGGCATCAAAACATCTCAGAGGGGATGTAAATTATGCTTGGCCAACTGCCGAAGTAGCCGTGATGGGTGCTAAAGGAGCAGTTGCCATTTTATACAGGGGAAAGTCTGATGTGCAGAAATATGAAGCTGAATACATTGAGAAATTCGGGAATCCGTTTCCAGCAGCGCAGAGAGGTAATTTATCTTCGGTCATCATTTTCAATCCTGTGGATTTGttcgaatacaaaaaaatttataaatttctcaTCCTCATCCTTTTGGATGATTTCCATCTATCTAaagtttatatatctatattaACACAAGATTTTTTCACATGCGTTGAGATATTTTAGCAAATAACAGTGATAAGACATAGTGTAAAATATGAAGTGTTTTGAAGTGCTGTTCGCTTAATAGATCGCTCTATCATATTAGAATTTTAAGCCAGGAATTGTCTCAATTCAAATGATAAGGCTCAGCTCGTTGATAACGAACTGTCCTAAATctaattctgtccgtccgtctaTCCTTAAACACAAATCACGATAGATAGGTAACTCTCAAATGCAAATAACTAGTATCTTAAATTTTTCGGGTTAGCTTCGGATCTGGAATTCCGCGGTTAATTCCGATGATGGGCGAAATGTAAATCTTAAATAAGCTGtgcgaaattttgttttttctataGCTTCAAAACAACGAACTAGATGGTTGTACAATAGGaatgttgcgtcatataataaaatcaaatgaatttaggttttccaaattaaaggccgtttttaaaataatgaaatagcattttcatcaccttatttctcgaattcaatttaataaaattgatttaaattgtgttaattcttatcgactagcacgtgactgcgaacgccaatcagggcaatttgacatagacaaactaatcttatctagaactagtttatctatggtttagaacgtcagaGGATATAAATAAACTGACTTGACTGTCAGCTGATAttagttcagtttgacagaGCGTTAGCACGTGATgcttagtttgtctatggtggtgactcttttatgcagtgacgtcaccataacaccgtgacagaatggagcgtttcagcggaaattttgaaaaacttttttatttacgtatttttattgaaactttctatatttttctatgaaaaaatttttttcgtgtttatatagggtttatctacaaattaaaagcaatttcaaaatataggcaacatccctattatGTATTAGCTACACCGCTGTTAATGAATGAGCGATCTGTCCCTAAATTCTAAGTTATTGCTTTCCTCATTGTTTTGCTTTAGATGAAGTTTGAAGAGTTCTCTTTTTTATAGGTTTCATTGATGATATAATAGAACCAAGGACAACTAGATGGAGATTATGCCGTGACTTGAATTTGCTGGAAACCAAAAATTTGAGGAACCCACCCAAGAAACATGGAAACATTCCActgtgaaatattgaaggatTAAATGAATAAACCATATAGATCTAAATTTGAGTTGTTTTTATTACTTTACTAGCAATGTGTTCGAAAGTTCCAAAAATTTAGTGACATTTTCCCAATTGTCATGATAGCGTTAATTCTGAATTTgcattcattttgattttgtgtGGAAATGGCTTGatcgattttttcaatgtttgagAGAAACAATCGTAtctcaataatttcaatgacaaatttcaaaatttttatattctgatgaaaaaataaagaaataagcCACTTAGAgcttcgaaaaaaattagacgTTTTCGTGTATtttaatattatcaaataaaaaaagcgataaatgaaaattggatGATGGTAGTGTTTCAGAAAAATTGTTAATtccatgataatgaaaaaattctgaaattcatcattgaaataattttttaatgacagggggacatgatctgggatacaaagcttgtttctactGGAAAGGGTTGCACTGCAACCCtatcaggaatttgaatagggaaagtgggtatttttgtagcacaaatgtatgcatggattcaaatttgtatgaatctgcagtttgtgttctatGAAGTGAGTATTCCCAAAGTTACATggtgttttttatggaattatggtaccgatattgatcgtataatttctattgagggaaaaacatttttaacaaacagtattagtaaaaatttaccacaaattatcaaatttctCACCATTAGATTGCATGCAGCGATGAACCGTGATTATCTTTTGTTTGAAGACGAAgcgaaaacaaacaaacaaaagtATTAACTGTCTTTTTTCACTTCATGTTTATCTGAATCTGCACTGCCAAGTGTAGACAATACGCAAAGAGATTATTGCTTCCAGAAAATTTCGTTTCAGTATTCTGTATTGCAGAATTATTAGAGATGCGTTTTATCAGTtcttaataaaaattacaatatagtTTACACGTTGGGGGAGAGAAAGGAACTGTTGAAATTTGAGGTAACAGGATCAGTTGCAGATGTAGTTGGTCAACTAATGGCTGAACGGAAACAATGTGGAAGTTTTAGAAAGTTGTCACAGGAAGCTGGATATTCAAGGGCAAGTGGATACAGAATATTGAAGCTGGCTAAGTTCCATCCTTAAAAAATGACACTTTTTCATGAACTGAAAGAAGATGATGGTGATCCAATCCTGTGTTTTTGTACAACGTGTGCTTTTTGGATGAATGCACTTTTTTCTTAACGGAAACGCAAACAAACATAATTGCAGGTTTTGGTCCGATGAAAATCCTTACCTCTTTTGGGAGCAACCTTCTCAACTCTCAAAAAATCTCAACGTCTGGATGGGTATTTTGGGAGATCACTTGATTGGTCCTGTGGTCATTCCTGGAATCTCACTGGCGATGTGTATCTGGATTTGCTCGAAAACATGATTGATCTTCTAATCACCGAAGCTTTGGAGGCAGATGAAAACCTTTTAAGAGAAGTTATGCTTTCAGCAGGGTGGAGCTCCGCCGCACTTTGCAGCTCAAGTGAGACAGTACCTGAGCAGTGGTCGCCGGATCTAACAccgattgatttttttctctggGGCCACTTGAATTCACAAGTTTATAAGACCCAAGTTGCAGATTTAGACGACCTTTGAGCACGAATTGTGGCATTATGTCATAACATAACTCCTAAATGCTACAGCATGTACGAAATAATTTGGAAAATGATTGTATCGCTGCATGCAATCTGATGGCGAGCATTCTGAGCATTTGCGGTCAATTTTTACTGATACTGTTcgttaaaaatattttaaaatattaaatgagTTTCAGGGTATCCTATGTTATGAAGAATTGGATTTTTGTATAATCACACAGAAGGAATGTGGATGTTTTTTCCATATGGTCGTGTTTTGTTCTCTGCCTATTTCAATATACCTAATGTTGCTAGCTCTCCGAACCTAAATCACCACACACAGACTCTATGACATTCTATATACATTCTGGATTTTCCGAAAAACCCTCGTTCCCTAGCCATTTGAAAGTGTTAAGGAAGAAAAATCTGTTGCTGATCTTGGACGTCATTCAAGTCATGAATTTTTATTggttaatattttgtattgaccCAATCTGTACCTGATAGAAATTTATTTTCCTCAGAATTGAATGAGAGTTATTCTCAAACTGTCATTTAAATTGGTTTAGATATtacaataatacaaaaaaatattgttttttctttgttctCGAAGAACTGTGGACCCACCCTCGATAAATACAGTCCTCTCGAAAAGTTTAAAAATGGCATAGGTATATCAAaaaggaaaattcaaaatttttaaggatgcatttataatatatcttGGTTGCGTTGCTCAGTATCTTCATGAAGTGTAGAACAAATAACAATCATATTATTGACTCATAATAGTTCTCCAGGTAGGATATTACCACCTAGAAGTTTAGCAAGAGAAGAAATTGAGTTTCTCGAaaacacgggcgtagccaggtttcagtttcggggggggttttacatattataaaaaaaatcttatgtttttctttttaaatatatcaactttaagagagccaacccattcagtctattttcacaagttttatttttcaagtatgttttgagaaaaaaaaacattttcaaaatcaaatttagtttatttctttacatcgattcctataaatatatttaggaaaaaaataccgtcgtagtcTTTATACAACatagtactcaaattcaaatttatgagtagaaagtttatatgcaaaaaaccggtaaaaaatgatagttatcaccttttttgcatttttttcaatgttttatcatgaaattttggtggcaaatttcagattcgaattctgtaccccagaaacagagataataaatcgaagaaattaaaactaccccatcaactgagttttagcagagatagatataatacgccaattttgaactatcgtttgagccaggtttttcggaaaaaaaactttatggaaTAAAACGTCAAAAGATTAcatttttttcgtattttttttaatgttctgtcacaaaattttggtgctaaacctcagattcggattcagaatccaaaaaaattctttttcttcttcaggtgccatctcctctcagaaggttggctatcaaaaTGGCTTTGACACTGCAGCCCAAAAAAATTAAGGatgttttttaagagctatataactttaaattgcaataaaacaacgatgaattattcgattgacatgaattttattaatccgcaagataatcttgtggcattacattttaagaatgatttctggcatatgaccgccacggctggctcggatgtagtccaatctggacgtccaattttcgatgactttgtccaacatttgtggccgtatatcggcaataacatggcgaatgttgtcttccaaatggtcaagggtttgtggcttatccgcataatctaatgactttacatagccccacagaaagtaatctggcggtgttaaatcacaagatcttggaggccaattagcccaaaacgtgaaattaggcggtcaccaaacgtgtcttccaaaaaatcgattgtggcacgagttgtgtgacatgttgcgccgtcttg includes:
- the LOC123678174 gene encoding propionyl-CoA carboxylase beta chain, mitochondrial-like, whose amino-acid sequence is MLVRSLNPRFFVGGRSLKIASSSLSCDSVRCSSSHTLKVSEQIREKRKNALLGGGIDRINTQHKKGKLTARERIHLFCDNDSFVEYDMFVEHTCTDFGMEKQTFPGDSVITGHGLVNGRPVYLFSQDFTVFGGSLSTVHAKKICKIMDQAMLVGAPVVGLNDSGGARIQEGVDSLAGYADIFQRNVLASGVIPQISVIMGPCAGGAVYSPAMTDFTFMVEDTSYLFITGPDVVKSVTNVDVTQEELGGANTHTSISGVAHKSFANDVEALLQLRDFMGFLPQSNSQAAPIRACDERCDLDVRILETIIPSETTAAYDMLDIIINIVDEREFFEIMPKYAKNIIVGFGRMNGRSVGIVGNQPKVAAGVLDINASIKAARFVRFCDAFNIPIITLVDVPGFLPGVNQEHSGIIRHGAKLLYAYAEATVPKLTVITRKGYGGAYDVMASKHLRGDVNYAWPTAEVAVMGAKGAVAILYRGKSDVQKYEAEYIEKFGNPFPAAQRGFIDDIIEPRTTRWRLCRDLNLLETKNLRNPPKKHGNIPL